From Triplophysa dalaica isolate WHDGS20190420 chromosome 16, ASM1584641v1, whole genome shotgun sequence:
CTACAATGCATTATAGTAGATAAGTGTTTCAGTCAGAAACAGTCTAAATCTCTGTTCAAACAAAAAGAGACCAACGATGAGAAGCTGAGTTTCTCTCCTGAGGAGTTGAAAGTCATCAAACACTGTCTGTACAAACTTGTCATATGAGAACTTGTTTCGTCATAACTGAGAAAACCTGTTAAAGCAGtgctgcaatgatgtgtcatgcattctgacgtctttataatgttaatcctgctgtcttctcatgctaaACATGGTCCACCTTGGCAAAATacgagttgggtgtattacatagtatttctgtgctcaatacactcccccagagACCGTGCAGGTTTCGAAAAGTTTTAttcgaacatataaaaatgttttgtaacaatgtttctaagtcccttattggacaattctcccaggaAAGCATGCGGCatcaaggagagcaggagaaggagaatgcgcagacgtcactttcacttgtgtgcaggagagagagagagcatatgttcgtgaagatcaggtgtttgtttgttcactgcatttgggtgataaatgttatataaatggtggaaaaacgctggatttggagattgtttgaaactgatatatggagccatcCCAGCGCTagaagatgccagacatgaaccgcatgcggtgagtaaaactcatgtctgtgttctgttgacAACGTGATTTAGTTCAGTCTATCCCTTCCCCCCCACCCGTACGCGCCAtgcagctgtatctatcttttgtaaatatgatcaaacttaatactcttcgaagatacaacgtTTGAAATACTACTATATGGGTACTCATGATtattatgagattggcagaaactgagtGTGTTAGAGCCGATTTAAGAACAGCCTTAAGGGACTCTAGGTTTGACTCTCAGCGTTGTGTTTCTGCATTCAGGGCTGGGTGTTGATGTTTCCGTCCAGAGCTGGAACATGTCAGTTGGGCTGCACTTGTGGACCAGGAGGATGGTGTGGTTTGCACAGGGATCTTTAGGTTCATCTTCTGGAAAGCCAAATGTGAGGAAGGCAGGATGGTTAATAGGTGGGACGCCCAGTCTCTGCAGGCACATGCCCAGATAGACATCATCAATGGGAAAGAGATGAACCCTCTGTGACACCTCAAAGAGTTTATGGGCCAGGGAACCGGAATACACCACGCCTCCTCCACCTGGATATGTTGGGTACAGCCCTTTGTAGAAGCTTTTTGGGACATAATACTTTGTTTCCTTCATCCGCAAAGGCGCTGCGTTTCTTATCACATCACCTACAACAAACTGCTTCATGTTTGATTGTGTAGATCTTTTCGTAGTCGTTCCAGTCTTCTCCTCCTCGCCCTGCAGATAGTCCAGGATAGCCGGCGTCCTGacaaacacatcatcatcaccctTAAATATGAAACGGGCATGTGGACAGCGGCCTGAGAACCACTCCCAGAACAACACATCCTTTAGAGTGAGATTAAAGAAAGTGTCTGTGAAATCCCATTGGATGATGTCACCGAATATCTTACTCtcaagttttaatttattttcagattgCGAGTCATTGGACGTCCCCAAAAGGAAAACCCTGCGAACACGCCCCCCTTCCTTCTCCCATCCCTTCACCCTTCCCGATCGCCCCCAAGTCTGTCTAATCGCCTCCCGGTTCTCAAAGTTTGCGCTTTGAGATTTGATGGCCAGGAGCAACATCGGAGTCTTTGCAAGGGGCCCGTGGTCACAAACATCTCGAGGCTCCAGGATCAGTGGATAGTCTCGACAGTGCATAGACATGACAAAATCTTTCATCTGGGTGGAAAACGTTTCGTAATCTGGCATTATATTGAGAATCTCATAATCTGGAGAACAGGATCCAGAACTTCTCCAAATGGATCTTTCCGTATCATTAGGAGTGCTGCTGTGGTTTACAGAATCAATCAGTGCTGGCTTTAGGATTGGGTTGTTTCGCCGGTCTTCGATGTGCTGGATAAAGTTCCACAGTGCTCCACTATCGAGTTCGTTTCTCCAAAATACCTTTTCTGGGAGAGGAGCCAGATCTTTAGACAATCTCAGCCCAGTGGCAATGAAGCGTGTGGGTAGCAAATGTGTAATGGACGTGCCGTGTTTCATGGTATAGGTCACAGCCAATGACACATAGATGTACACTGGGATAAGCACAAAGCACGGCGAGCAGATGAACATGAACCGGCGATGATATCGACACAGACGTGAAGCCATACACTGTGAAAAGACAAATTATTCAAgaattaaaaaagctttttataattatttgttacACTGGTCTTTTAAGGCGTCATTAGAAATTGTCATTCAGATTGCATCAATTATCACAGATTATTTAGTACATTATGGTATTAATTTGGTACAAACCTACCATGGTAATCATGGTATTTGGGCTAAACTAGGATTAagtgtattatatttattatataaaatattatatcgTTTAGTCAGAAGAACAATGATGCAGTGAAGATAAGACTAAGCATACTGCCTTACAGCATAACACAATTCAGGTCAAGACAAGATTTATTTAATGTGgtagatgttttgtttgtttcttttgtttttttgttaatgaGTACTATAAATTGTTACAAGGTATAACaagatgtttattttctataaattgAATGTCGTATCTATTAAAAGAGGCAAAAACTCTAACTTGAATAGTACCCTAAAGACAGTCTCCATTTGAATTCAGCCATATAGGCAATATAAACATATTGATAAAAATCTTTGTGTCAACCGATATGACAGATAAAGCCAGTTAATATGACAGATGTAGTCAAACTTTAAATGGGTAATTTTGACACATGGCCCACTTTAGCTGACATCACCATGTTTCTTTGTGAAATTAACCGCATAAAAATGATTTAGGAAAACCATTATATACTTATCTATACAGTATCCAAACGCGACATGCAACAATAACTAAACGACAATAATTCGTTTCAAAATCTTGCTGAGTGTATGTTGAGTGTAATCTTTGTATTTTAAAAGACgtctttaaaatgatgaaattcTGATTTACCATGTTTCTGGTGATGAATTTTCTGACTTTAAATTTCGCCATACCATAATACCTATAGTGTAGAAACGCGGAGCTAAAATACTAAATCAAATGGAGGAATCTGATATATGACATTTGTCTCCgaacaaatcaaacaaataaataaaatccacTCGGTTGGATGGTAGAATCTCCTGTACCTCGCGCACAGCGCGTGAAGTGGCTGCATGTATACAGGTGTCGAACAGGTGAATGTGTAAGCCACGCCCACCATTCGCAAGTCAAATGAAGCATTTAGCCGTGACGCGGAGAAAGgggatttacttttttttacttaatcaaAATCGTGGCTATTACTCAAAGATATATCATATCTGGGACATTTGTCACATTATAGGAATCTGCCATTGGATACCTATATGCTTTTCAGCAAAACGGAATATGTGAAAGCTTTGTTTAGGTCAACATAAACTGTAATTGTTCAGGTAACACAGTTCAACTTagctaaatatcttcattatgGTTGTTAcatggttttattgtgtttatttgcttaccaacattttgaaaacaaaataacactttacaataaggtgctatttgttaacaattagttaatgcattagctaacatgatcTATCAATGATCaattattttacagcatttattcatttgtttatttcagcatttactaaaacattttttttaatttgattaagcATAAATTAATGCACAATTAACAAACACGAATAATTGAATTGAGATTATCTAACATATagaaggattaataaatgctgtaaaacaacattattGATTTGTATCTAAGCTAGTTTATTCACTACTGTTAACAAATAGGACCTTATTGTATTAagtgttattaatatttttttattgaaattagaTCTGTAGGTCACAGATCTTACAGTTTCTCTCTAGTTTTGAACTaggaacataaaaaaagaaacaacatgCAAGTGAATTTTTATAAGCTTATCTTAACTATTTATCATGACAATATAAGCACACTTTTATGTGTAACATGTCAGATGGGGATA
This genomic window contains:
- the si:dkey-160o24.3 gene encoding N-acetyllactosaminide beta-1,3-N-acetylglucosaminyltransferase 2, with the protein product MAKFKVRKFITRNMCMASRLCRYHRRFMFICSPCFVLIPVYIYVSLAVTYTMKHGTSITHLLPTRFIATGLRLSKDLAPLPEKVFWRNELDSGALWNFIQHIEDRRNNPILKPALIDSVNHSSTPNDTERSIWRSSGSCSPDYEILNIMPDYETFSTQMKDFVMSMHCRDYPLILEPRDVCDHGPLAKTPMLLLAIKSQSANFENREAIRQTWGRSGRVKGWEKEGGRVRRVFLLGTSNDSQSENKLKLESKIFGDIIQWDFTDTFFNLTLKDVLFWEWFSGRCPHARFIFKGDDDVFVRTPAILDYLQGEEEKTGTTTKRSTQSNMKQFVVGDVIRNAAPLRMKETKYYVPKSFYKGLYPTYPGGGGVVYSGSLAHKLFEVSQRVHLFPIDDVYLGMCLQRLGVPPINHPAFLTFGFPEDEPKDPCANHTILLVHKCSPTDMFQLWTETSTPSPECRNTTLRVKPRVP